Proteins from a single region of Nomia melanderi isolate GNS246 chromosome 11, iyNomMela1, whole genome shotgun sequence:
- the dom gene encoding domino helicase isoform X4 — protein MSDKQTAPILPPLNGGGGNNGGSSGGAPQQTVSLQQVLATAQGLNVLTTGAGQQFVITSQVPGLTQVIPSNATTNSNIQQVGVTRLVNISGTPPRASTVGVAGASSSPLPSPSRQNSPKVVLATSPKLVRTSIGNMFVAPTSQASMQSPPARKKLKLADSTEKPTMCTDDAVGYKRRIMEHKMKRMRAIREKYAENASELFFLHAGGNMMDFQTWRKRPPTPQYLHFLRQHRLDPDDDDEDLTVPLPAISEIPLIPTVTPSVSSVVPVNQCAEVKISGINVTPVAVSTTLPAAVAQLNQQGHVPGRPQGGRHGMVFAFRAAIQSSPVTVHSPPTSTLAPTLIIGNAPVVPNSPKPIPTTTAATGPVADKISTTTTSVTTTTTTTTSTITVTSTPIPTATPTATISTTAAKTSTAPTATTTTTTPSQPVIKIVKLPASNSTTCDITNNQEQIVEKAKQEAYVMQRIAELQREGLWSERRLPKVQEPPRTKAHWDYLLEEMVWLAADFAQERKWKKAAAKKCARMVQKYFQEKAIQAQKAEKSQELRLKKIASFIAKEIKTFWTNVEKLVEYKQQTRLEEKRKQALDQHLNFIVGQTEKYSTWLTEGLNKTDGSQSIPASINSSRISSPVPPGKSHSDEDFQPNQSSDDDEETIAKAEEELKSVTNHKEEVELLKRESEIPLEDLLKDLPPDYLEDRNKNVSPSKEIAEEANDEKVADGDTDFVAASDESSDEEETIMEQEKLEENTDYKQELDDLKAENEMSIDELMAKYGNVSDAPMDVDQEPGQDSDKESTKEEEGQENDEESISSENESEESDNEVGEQESQAQSDNEADVGLKSLLEDISMEKSTDEKTAEMDHSDAHDEMDNVAALAESIQPKGNTLLTTSVVTKIPFLLKHLLREYQHIGLDWLVTMYDRKLNGILADEMGLGKTIQTIALLAHLACEKGNWGPHLIIVPTSVMLNWEMECKKWCPGFKILTYYGTQKERKQKRTGWTKPNAFHICITSYKLVIQDHQSFRRKKWKYLILDEAQNIKNFKSQRWQLLLNFQTQRRLLLTGTPLQNNLMELWSLMHFLMPNVFQSHREFKEWFSNPVTGMIEGNSEYNENIIRRLHKVLRPFLLRRLKTEVEKQLPKKYEHVVMCRLSKRQRYLYDDFMSRAKTKETLASGNLLSVINVLMQLRKVCNHPNLFEVRPTVSPFQMEAIEFITASLVWSVLDYDPFKHIDLSSMNLLLCDLELTHTAFVAHRVRRLQTPRKLIEEIDSQPDPPPRCLPGKIKINVRLSNQAKPPSTPQQQTQTKLKNLAGILPTTRVGTSPLIKTLNNQSTAGQGVTLRVSGGQQLQGYSVQLVQHQGSVKVSFPVVTPSGQRLTVLSKSLMGISTSAATVNKVVGSVVTTSSGTAGRPVMRVPPLNVTGSQGQTPAGNGQSPQQSIRCGIVTRHAQKESEKAQTKERPKSEFYLPQLEEERKQRRQAKLRLLSNINERRCAACPLYGEDLFMALRIGKPSTACRWHNGWVHCATAKDNARTRRQFFSRTEALAEAIKSTEQIVEELKEVFERFVVHVPAVCAPTPRFHVSHPPPHKLFGQRRMQMELQRQLSPKFASFHPVASAMMTQFPDPRLIQYDCGKLQSLDQLLRKLKTGNHRVLIFTQMTRMLDVLEAFLNFHGHIYLRLDGTTRVDQRQVLMERFNGDKRIFCFILSTRSGGVGVNLTGADTVIFYDSDWNPTMDAQAQDRCHRIGQTRDVHIYRLVSEKTVEENILKKANQKRLLGDLAIEGGNFTTAYFKSSTIQDLFNIDQTENDASTRMAEVLEQNKDRDKFLQKDGQGQSVDDKVAMGALESALAAAEEDLDVQAAKTAKAEAVADLAEFDENIPLDDADKDDVQVSKAELEVQNLVSQLTPIERYAMKFVEESEGAFSAAQLAAAERELEEQKKEWELDRLRALREEEERRMRLADDDEKPLTFGREDAQNQVNNASNSKKLVSKKLPANRRRRRSRRNNSKSAQESESESETTTESESESQEDVVEDSLDEESSHTESQSQGDEDEEEDETNESDRGGYPKRKNRSNKSFSQNHFDLNSPRTRSRGNVKINLWTLDVSPILPGIKPKCRGRASNLRKQRELEMRMKAEESFALPLPPSSSSPKKLNATSKSDDEQKATIMKEESSSDLKRIEVTSKLSPSKGSTETVENCKTVANHCASVTVTSPKSKFKKEDTVVKEESDSVSRLDSSEEEACVQLDDSIFSSQETPDVSALSDKIDAKVESEETRGECNVSPVCTRSMHERAEQSDDVNEASSSGEAEDPDVNFTSQIASSCSSAVESGTLKMISDSDLTEEISVSESLLSTPVKHKVVPQEVNESTAKSASDKTTRSLLENVITVSKPSEELTMKQLNVEKSSIMDESTEMDRRSQRPVEPTEKTNVEQASPRKEQTNESSNSDAKNESVNDNVSTSVIETSSSQNIGSNEGGEEESCSKPCDEETSPKPARNDDNKQAHFSTDISESDDSASSEPTPENKLKSRKSETVSYGVTTRSAKINLTTEIPESRDTDGQTSSAESNVPKQNQENEHSNTSKRESSRIALIRRPDTPRPVMEQGRITRSSAGRSLTPPPSNSPSKSAHRRQPDIPLSECSKLSPRPVTRSSSNINSLVRNEEQNASLYEKPTTRSSKSLDNGFLSPPTHFRRSSSIPPMKPSEVKDTCSPTAAKPKKINEISPVNTSTVKRRPDTPVPTFEQVSRVTRSGLNFTVNSGKSSSPNHVSPLRGSKHIRKTDPSADTKTQELPSKTDSLGTDSNGNAVASEDLAKQEDPGFTEMNEKPQRTAKVVAILTLDTRSNHSNKASSSVHAKSNSNSADAKNANKKSADLSASDSPGKNCLLRISDATANCKLDGWCGSGLDNTSTVLANVAGTYTPSKTGKASTVSKAGSPLSSKLKADKVPLPVQSTVIALVDLDNDPNYDSSDGSKRLRRKIKRTRLTSFTKPLIAGKVNETQQMVEALDEEEEQIPPPTKKSIRSQPPSSPPPSQTTQLGKISSGTVS, from the exons ATGAGTGATAAGCAGACTGCACCTATTTTACCACCCCTTAACGGGGGTGGAGGAAACAATGGGGGAAGCAGTGGAGGTGCACCGCAACAGACTGTTAGTTTGCAGCAAGTACTTGCCACAGCTCAGGGGCTCAATGTCCTTACTACTGGTGCTGGACAACAGTTTGTTATTACTTCACAGGTTCCTGGTCTTACACAG gTTATACCAAGCAATGCAACAACAAATTCTAATATTCAACAAGTTGGTGTTACAAGACTTGTTAATATTAGCGGTACTCCACCACGTGCAAGTACTGTGGGAGTTGCAGGTGCAAGTAGTTCACCTCTTCCCTCACCATCTCGACAGAACTCACCCAAAGTTGTTCTAGCAACATCTCCAAAACTTGTTAGAACTTCTATTGGCAACATGTTTGTTGCTCCAACATCTCAAGCTTCAATGCAATCACCGCCAGCAAGAAAAAAGTTGAAGTTAGCAGATTCTACAGAAAAACCTACTATGTGTACCGACGATGCAGTGGGTTATAAAAGGAGAATTATGGAACACAAAATGAAGAGGATGCGTGCAATAAGGGAGAAATATGCTGAAAATGCATCAGAATTATTCTTCCTACATGCTGGAGGCAATATGATGGATTTTCAAACCTGGAGGAAGAGACCACCGACACCTCAATACCTGCATTTTTTACGGCAACATAGATTAGATCCAGACGATGACGACGAAGATTTAACAGTGCCACTGCCAGCAATATCAgaaattccattaataccaaCTGTCACACCGTCTGTTTCTTCAGTAGTTCCTGTAAATCAGTGTGCGGAAGTAAAAATTTCTGGCATAAATGTTACACCAGTCGCAGTGTCTACAACTTTGCCTGCTGCAGTAGCTCAACTTAATCAACAAG GACATGTACCAGGTAGGCCTCAAGGGGGCCGCCATGGCATGGTGTTTGCCTTCAGAGCTGCAATTCAGTCTTCACCAGTCACCGTTCACTCTCCACCTACTTCTACTCTAGCACCCACGCTCATTATAG GCAATGCACCAGTAGTTCCGAATTCACCAAAACCAATACCAACTACAACAGCAGCAACGGGTCCAGTTGCAGACAAAATATCTACAACAACTACATCAGTTACGAcaactactaccactactacttcAACTATAACTGTTACTTCTACTCCTATTCCTACCGCTACTCCCACTGCGACTATTAGTACTACAGCAGCGAAAACGTCTACTGCgcctactgctactactacaaCTACTACTCCTTCTCAACcagttataaaaattgttaaattaccTGCCTCTAATTCAACAACATGTGATATCACAAATAATCAAGAACAAATTGTAGAAAAGGCTAAACAG GAAGCATATGTTATGCAAAGGATTGCCGAGTTGCAACGCGAAGGATTATGGTCGGAGAGAAGATTGCCTAAAGTACAAGAACCACCTCGCACAAAGGCTCATTGGGATTACTTGTTAGAAGAAATGGTTTGGTTGGCTGCTGATTTTGCTCAAGAACGGAAGTGGAAGAAAGCTGCGGCAAAGAAATGCGCGCGCATGGTTCAGAAATACTTCCAAGAAAAAGCAATCCAAGCACAGAAAGCCGAAAAATCGCAAGAACTTAGGCTAAAGAAGATTGCTAGTTTTATAGCTAAGGAAATCAAAACCTTCTGGACAAATGTGGAAAAG TTGGTGGAGTATAAACAACAAACAAGgctcgaagaaaaaagaaaacaggcACTAGatcaacatttaaattttattgttgggcaaacagaaaaatattcaacatggTTAACAGAAGGACTTAATAAAACCGATGGTTCTCAAAGTATACCGGCCTCCATAAATAGTTCTCGAATATCTTCTCCAGTTCCGCCTGGGAAATCTCATTCTGACG AGGATTTTCAACCAAATCAAAGTTCAGATGATGATGAAGAAACCATAGCCAAGGCAGAAGAGGAATTAAAGTCTGTAACAAACCACAAAGAAGaggttgaattattaaaaagagaatCCGAAATCCCACTGGAAGATCTTTTGAAAGATTTGCCACCTGATTATTTAgaagatagaaataaaaatgtatcgcCTTCAAAAGAAATTGCGGAGGAa GCCAATGATGAAAAGGTCGCGGACGGTGATACCGACTTTGTTGCGGCATCGGATGAATCTTCGGATGAAGAAGAAACTATAATGGAACAGgaaaaattggaagaaaataCGGATTACAAACAAGAATTGGACGATCTCaaa GCTGAAAATGAAATGTCTATCGATGAACTTATGGCTAAATATGGTAACGTGTCAGATGCTCCGATGGATGTTGACCAAGAACCTGGTCAAG ATTCGGATAAAGAAAGCACAAAGGAAGAGGAAGGTCAAGAGAACGACGAGGAGTCGATTAGTAGTGAAAATGAAAGTGAAGAAAGCGATAACGAAGTCGGCGAACAAGAGTCTCAAGCACAAAGTGATAACGAAGCTGATGTTGGATTGAAATCTCTCTTGGAAGATATATCTATGGAAAAATCTACAGATGAGAAG ACGGCAGAAATGGATCACTCAGATGCTCACGATGAAATGGATAATGTAGCTGCGTTAGCAGAAAGTATTCAACCAAAAGGAAATACTTTACTCACCACTAGT GTTGTAACTAAAATTCCGTTCCTTTTGAAACATCTTCTTCGGGAATATCAACATATAGGATTGGATTGGCTTGTTACGATGTATGATCGAAAACTGAATGGAATTTTGGCAGACGAAATGGGTTTGGGTAAAACGATTCAAACGATCGCCTTGCTTGCACATTTAGCGTGCGAGAAAGGTAACTGGGGTCCGCATCTTATAATAGTACCAACTTCTGTAATGCTTAATTGGGAAATGGAGTGCAAAAAATGGTGTCCGGGGTTTAAGATTTTAACGTACTATGGAacgcagaaagaaagaaaacaaaaaaggaCAG GATGGACAAAACCCAATGCTTTTCACATCTGTATAACATCATACAAATTAGTTATTCAAGATCATCAAAGCTTCAGAAGGAAAAAGTGGAAATATCTTATATTGGACGAAgctcaaaatattaaaaacttcaaGTCGCAAAGATGGCAactgttattaaattttcagaCGCAACG ACGACTACTGCTTACCGGCACGCCTCTTCAAAATAATCTTATGGAACTATGGTCTCTCATGCATTTTTTAATGCCTAATGTATTTCAATCGCATAGAGAATTCAAAGAATGGTTCAGTAATCCTGTTACAGGAATGATAGAAGGGAACAGCGAATACAATGAAAACATTATTCGTCGTCTGCACAAG GTATTACGACCGTTTTTACTGCGAAGATTAAAAACAGAAGTAGAAAAACAATTGCCTAAAAAATATGAACACGTTGTTATGTGCCGATTGTCGAAACGACAGCGATATCTATATGATGATTTCATGTCGAGAGCAAA GACAAAAGAGACTTTGGCTAGCGGTAATCTACTGAGCGTCATCAATGTATTAATGCAGTTACGTAAAGTGTGTAACCATCCAAATTTGTTTGAAGTGAGACCAACAGTGTCGCCGTTTCAAATGGAAGCTATAGAATTTATTACAGCTTCTTTGGTATGGAGTGTTCTTGATTACGATCCATTTAAg CATATCGACTTATCTAGTATGAATCTTCTTTTGTGCGATTTGGAGTTAACCCATACTGCGTTTGTGGCACATAGAGTAAGGCGGTTACAAACTCCGCGGAAGCTTATAGAAGAAATAGACAGTCAACCAGATCCACCTCCAAGATGTCTAcctggaaaaataaaaattaacgttAGACTCTCTAATCAAGCGAAACCGCCATCCACACCACAACAACAGACTCAAACGAAGTTGAAAAATTTAGCTGGAATCTTACCTACTACACGCGTCGGAACATCCCccttaataaaaacattaaataatcaaaGCACTGCAGGACAAG GTGTTACTTTAAGGGTATCGGGTGGTCAACAATTACAGGGGTACTCGGTGCAGTTGGTACAGCATCAGGGTAGCGTGAAAG TTTCGTTTCCAGTAGTGACACCGAGTGGACAACGCTTAACGGTTTTATCGAAATCTTTGATGGGCATATCTACTTCGGCAGCTACAGTGAACAAAGTTGTAGGAAGTGTAGTAACAACATCGAGTGGAACTGCTGGAAGACCCGTGATGAGAGTACCACCATTAAATGTGACTGGTTCTCAGGGACAGACACCAGCTGGCAATGGGCAATCTCCACAGCAATCAATTCGCTGTGGTATTGTCACCAGACACGCACAAAAGGAATCTGAAAAGGCACAAACGAAGGAACGTCCAAAATCCGAATTTTATTTG CCGCAGTTAGAAGAAGAGCGAAAGCAACGGCGACAAGCGAAACTCCGTCTTCTCTcgaatataaatgaaagaagATGCGCAGCATGTCCTTTGTACGGCGAAGATTTGTTCATGGCGTTAAGAATCGGTAAACCGTCTACAGCGTGTCGATGGCATAACGGTTGGGTTCATTGCGCAACCGCTAAAGACAACGCTCGTACACGGAGACAATTCTTTTCTCGCACGGAGGCACTCGCAGAAGCGATCAAAAGTACAGAACAAATTGTAGAAGAGCTTAAGGAAGTTTTTGAGAG GTTTGTTGTTCATGTTCCTGCTGTGTGCGCACCCACGCCACGTTTTCACGTGTCTCATCCACCTCCACATAAATTGTTTGGTCAGAGACGTATGCAAATGGAGTTGCAGCGTCAACTGTCACCTAAATTCGCATCGTTCCATCCAGTAGCTAGTGCAATGATGACTCAGTTTCCGGATCCTCGACTGATACAGTATGACTGTGGGAAATTACAATCCTTGGATCAACTTCTCAGGAAGCTCAAGACAGGGAACCATAGAGTTTTAATTTTTACACAAATGACGAGAATGTTGGACGTGTTAGAAGCTTTCCTTAATTTCCATGGACATATATATTTGCGTTTAGACGGTACCACCAGGGTGGATCAAAGACAG GTTCTGATGGAGAGATTCAACGGCGACAAACgaatattctgtttcattttgtCAACAAGATCTGGAGGTGTGGGCGTGAACCTTACAGGCGCTGATACTGTTATATTTTATGACAGCGATTGGAATCCGACCATGGATGCCCAAGCACAAGATAGGTGTCATAGAATAGGCCAGACACGAGATGTACATATCTACAG GTTAGTAAGTGAAAAGACTGTGgaagaaaatattctaaagaAGGCCAATCAGAAAAGACTGCTTGGAGACTTGGCTATCGAGGGTGGCAATTTCACGACTGCTTACTTTAAAAGC TCCACTATTCAAGATCTTTTCAATATCGACCAAACGGAGAATGATGCTTCGACTCGAATGGCGGAAGTACTGGAACAGAACAAAGATCGGGACAAATTTCTACAGAAGGATGGCCAGGGACAGAGTGTCGATGACAAAGTGGCGATGGGTGCATTGGAGAGTGCTCTCGCTGCTGCTGAAGAAGATCTCGACGTCCAAGCAGCGAAAACAGCCAAGGCGGAGGCTGTCGCTGATTTAGCGGAGTTCGATGAGAACATACCTTTGGATGACGCGGACAAGGACGATGTGCAAGTCAGCAAAGCTGAACTCGAAGTACAGAACTTGGTGTCTCAG CTGACGCCCATAGAACGTTACGCGATGAAGTTCGTTGAGGAGTCAGAGGGCGCATTCTCCGCAGCGCAACTCGCAGCGGCGGAACGTGAACTGGAAGAGCAGAAGAAGGAGTGGGAACTGGATCGGTTGCGAGCTTTACGCGAGGAGGAAGAAAGGCGGATGAGGTTGGCCGATGACGACGAGAAACCCTTAACTTTCGGACGCGAGGACGCGCAGAATCAGGTTAATAATGCTAGTAATTCTAAGAAGTTAGTCAGTAAGAAACTCCCGGCGaataggaggaggaggaggtcgCGTAGGAATAACAGTAAAAGTGCTCAGGAGTCGGAAAGTGAAAGCGAGACTACCACCGAATCGGAATCGGAGTCTCAAGAAGACGTGGTCGAAGACAGTCTCGACGAGGAGTCGAGTCACACGGAAAGTCAGAGTCAAGGAGACGAGGACGAGGAAGAGGATGAGACGAACGAATCGGACAGAGGGGGGTATCCGAAGCGTAAAAACCGTTCGAATAAATCATTCAGTCAGAACCATTTTGATCTAAATAGTCCACGGACGAGATCCAGGGGGAACGTGAAGATAAACCTGTGGACGTTGGACGTGAGTCCCATCCTGCCGGGTATAAAGCCGAAGTGTCGTGGCAGAGCGAGTAATCTGCGGAAACAGAGGGAGTTGGAGATGAGAATGAAGGCAGAAGAAAGTTTCGCGTTACCTTTGCCACCGTCCTCTTCGAGTCCGAAAAAACTGAACGCTACCAGTAAGTCTGACGACGAACAGAAAGCTACGATTATGAAAGAAGAATCGTCGTCGGATTTGAAGCGTATTGAAGTGACCAGCAAACTCTCACCTAGCAAAGGTTCAACTGAGAcagttgaaaattgtaaaacggTTGCGAACCATTGCGCTAGTGTCACGGTGACTTCGCCTAAGAGTAAATTCAAAAAGGAGGACACAGTAGTGAAAGAGGAATCTGATTCTGTTTCACGTTTAGACTCCTCGGAAGAGGAAGCGTGTGTACAGTTGGATGACTCGATATTCAGCTCGCAGGAAACACCTGACGTCTCGGCTTTGTCCGATAAGATCGACGCGAAAGTTGAGAGCGAGGAAACACGGGGTGAATGTAACGTGTCTCCGGTATGTACACGGTCTATGCATGAGAGAGCGGAGCAAAGCGACGACGTAAACGAAGCAAGCTCGAGCGGAGAAGCTGAGGATCCCGATGTCAATTTTACTTCCCAAATTGCTAGTTCTTGTTCTTCCGCGGTAGAGTCGGGTACGTTAAAAATGATATCCGACTCTGACCTAACCGAAGAGATCAGCGTGTCTGAAAGTTTATTGAGTACGCCCGTAAAGCACAAAGTGGTACCTCAAGAGGTGAACGAATCCACCGCGAAATCGGCTTCAGACAAAACAACCCGTTCCCTTTTAGAAAATGTAATCACTGTTAGTAAACCGAGCGAAGAATTAACAATGAAACAATTGAATGTAGAAAAAAGTAGTATCATGGATGAAAGTACGGAGATGGACAGGAGGTCGCAACGTCCTGTCGAGCCAACAGAGAAGACGAACGTAGAGCAAGCGTCACCAAGGAAGGAACAGACGAACGAAAGTTCAAACTCGGACGCGAAGAACGAGTCCGTAAACGATAACGTGTCCACATCTGTGATAGAAACAAGCTCTAGTCAGAATATCGGTAGCAATGAAGGAGGAGAGGAAGAAAGCTGTTCTAAACCGTGTGACGAAGAAACAAGTCCCAAGCCAGCGCGAAATGACGACAATAAACAGGCCCATTTTTCTACAGATATCTCTGAATCGGACGACTCGGCTAGTTCGGAACCGACTCCAGAGAATAAGCTTAAGTCTCGTAAATCGGAAACCGTGTCCTACGGAGTAACCACGAGGAGCGCGAAAATAAATCTCACGACAGAAATCCCTGAAAGCAGAGATACGGATGGTCAAACGAGCTCCGCCGAATCGAATGTACCAAAGCAGAATCAAGAGAACGAACATTCAAATACCAGTAAAAGGGAGTCTAGTAGAATAGCATTGATAAGGAGACCAGACACACCAAGACCTGTCATGGAGCAGGGTAGGATCACGAGATCCAGTGCTGGCCGCTCCTTGACACCTCCACCCAGCAACAGTCCCTCGAAATCGGCCCATAGAAGACAACCAGACATTCCACTGTCAGAATGCTCGAAGTTATCTCCTAGACCAGTAACCAGGTCCTCGTCTAACATAAATTCCCTGGTGCGTAACGAAGAGCAGAACGCATCCTTATACGAGAAACCGACCACGCGAAGTTCCAAGTCTTTGGACAATGGTTTTCTAAGCCCCCCCACTCATTTCCGAAGAAGTAGCTCGATACCACCGATGAAaccgtcagaggtgaaagacaCTTGTAGCCCTACCGCTGCCAAGCCTAAAAAGATCAACGAGATCTCACCTGTAAATACGAGTACCGTAAAACGGCGACCGGACACACCGGTCCCCACGTTCGAGCAAGTGTCGAGAGTCACCCGGTCGGGCTTGAACTTCACCGTGAATTCGGGAAAGTCCTCCAGCCCCAATCACGTGAGTCCTCTCAGAGGAAGCAAGCACATTCGGAAAACGGACCCATCCGCGGACACGAAGACACAGGAATTGCCTTCGAAAACGGACAGTCTGGGCACTGATTCGAACGGGAACGCCGTCGCGTCGGAGGACTTGGCGAAACAAGAGGATCCGGGCTTCACGGAGATGAACGAGAAGCCGCAGCGGACGGCGAAGGTAGTGGCGATCCTTACTTTGGACACCAGGAGCAATCACAGCAACAAAGCCTCGAGTTCCGTTCACGCGAAGTCCAATTCCAATTCCGCCGACGCGAAGAACGCGAACAAGAAGAGCGCCGACTTGTCCGCGTCGGACTCGCCGGGGAAGAATTGTCTTCTAAGGATCTCGGACGCGACCGCGAATTGTAAATTAGACGGATGGTGTGGCTCCGGTTTGGACAACACTTCCACGGTACTCGCGAACGTGGCTGGTACTTACACTCCGAGTAAAACGGGGAAGGCATCGACCGTGAGCAAAGCTGGGTCGCCGTTGAGCTCGAAACTCAAGGCGGACAAGGTTCCGTTGCCCGTGCAGTCGACGGTGATCGCGCTGGTCGATCTGGACAACGATCCCAATTACGACTCGTCGGATGGGTCGAAGAGATTGCGCAGGAAAATCAAGAGGACCCGTTTGACGTCGTTCACAAAGCCCCTGATCGCCGGTAAAGTAAACGAGACGCAGCAGATGGTCGAGGCACTggacgaggaagaggagcagaTCCCACCGCCGACCAAAAAATCGATTCGTTCTCagcctccttcttctcctccgCCGTCGCAAACCACGCAATTGGGAAAGATAAGCAGCGGCACCGTGTCTTGA